The stretch of DNA GCAGGCTGTGGGGtatggagctgcaggaggaagccTTGTGTCCCCAGGGTTGTGGGAGCCCTTGTGTCCTCCAGCTAGCCACACTCATGGCGTTCTGGGTGCTCCTTTCAGCCTGGGGCAGGGCTAGTATTCGGCCTGCCCCAGGGGAGGTGGGGAGCAGCAAGCCCTTGTTCCAGGCAGAGTGGGGGCTGCGGCATACATGTCCACCTCCTCAAGGGCAGTGGATGGGTGGGAGGGACGTGCGCCTCGTGCCAGCCTCAGATGCCAGCCATTCCCCAGCTCTGAGCTCATGGTTTCTGCTGCTTCGCTGCCTGGGTGAGGGCTCTCATGCCGAGCAGGTCAGTGGGGCAGGCCAGCAACTCTCCCTGTCCCAGGGCTGGCTCTGCCTGAGGCCCATGCTGAAGGTCTAAAAATGATGGAGGGGGCAAAGTCTGGCCTGGCTGCCTGCAGCTCAGAAGGGTCAGGGCTCAGGCAGGACACAGGGGGCACACCCCAGCCCCAGGCATGCCCAAATCTGCAGGTTCCTGGTTGCACCAGGCAGCCAAGTTGTGGCTGTACAGGTGGGCAGGTACCTCCGATGCAAAGTTATCTTTTCCTGTGTACACTCAGTCCAgtttcctgaccccagtgcatGCTTATCTCTTGGGCTTTCACCTGTTTTTCCAGTACCTCCTTTCCGGTGCAGAGCTTTTCTCATCCCTCTTTACTTGGTGCCAACTGTACTGTGCCTAAGGCACAAGTGAGAGCCAAAAACTGGCTTTTGGGGTGTTCTGAGGTGGCTAGTCCTGTGAGCCAGGACCCTTGTTTTGGGCAAAGGGCTCGTGGCTGCATTTTGGGGCTGTGACAACACGTAACCAGTCCAGACAAAGAGTATTTTATGGGCACGGCGTTGCCCTTTGAAGTAGCCCCACTTGTGATCCTCCATGGCTGTTACTGAGCAGCGCTATCAAGGGAGCTGTTGACACAGCTGGCTTCCTCCAGCCTCTTGTCTGCAGCTCCCACACCTGTGCTGGGCCATGGGTGCTGAGCTGCCTGACCATGTTGCTGGGGGCCAGACTGCTGTCCCCTCCTGCAGGGCTGCATGCCAGCCCAGGGCATGCAGATGCCCATTGCTTTGTTACCTGCGGGGCCAGCAGCGATGGCACTCCCAGCTATCCTGTGGCACAGCCCTTGCCTGTGCTGCGCCCTGCTGGGGTGTCCTCCCGCCAGCCCCTCGGGAAGCTGCTCTGTTCCCTGCCCTGGATCGATAGCCATTACTTTcccctgctgctctggagcacGGCCAGGATCTCCATTACTGCTGCGGGCAAGCGGGCAGCTGAGCTGGGAGGGAAGGTGGAAggtggggtgctggggtgagCAGGCTCCGCTCTCCAGGGGTGCAGCGCTCCCTGCCTTGGCAGTGTGCAGGAAGATTTGGGGGTTCAGCGGTCCAGCTGCCCATTTCAGCAAGGCTGAGGTGCCATGGGGAGGGCAGGTCTGGCAATGGGGTGAGTGATTATCTCCTGGTGTCCCAGGGAGACTACTGGTGTGTTTCCTGGCCCCTCTTTGGGAACAGGGTCGGTGGCCTGAGCCTGTGGGTTGTCTGGATGCAGAAGGCAGCATGGTGGCAGGAGTGGGGCTGTGCTCCTGGCTGGCGCCCCGGCTGGGCTGGAACATGATGCTTGGGGGATGCTGGTGCAGGATGTGGCTCTGTCCCACGCCCTTCAGGGGATGGAGACCGGGACAGGCCTGGGCTCAGCTTTCTTGCTCACTCAGACGTGGCGGCTTCCCACCCCTGATGGTATCTGTCCCACAGCTGTAGCCAGCAAGCTGGAAGTCTCTATGCCGGCAGTGGTGGAAGTGGAGAgtgggggcacagccaggatcGAGTGCAACTTCTACATCCCTGGAAATGGTTCCTACACCTCCATCAACTGGTTCTACGTGAGTGCTGGCCCGCAGCAGGGGCCGTGGCTGGTGGGCTGGGGTGCAGGCTAGCCCGTGGCTTTCTCCTGGGCTCCCTGTCAGCCCAGCTTCGAACTCCTGCCTTGCAGATTGACCGCAACAACTGGGTGAAGCTGTGTCACATCACGGACAGCAAGATCCtggaagaaaacacaggctACAAAGGGCGGCTGTCGGTGGGCGAGGACAAGGCCCTCTCCATCAGCAGGGTGACGATGCAGGATGCCAGGACCTTCGTGTGCCAGGTTGGGGCAGGTAGCCATGGCACAGGCGAGAACCGCACTGAGCTCCACGTCTACAGTGAGTGAtggggcaggagagcagagcgGCTGTGCATCTGCTCTGTGGGGCCATCGGGGGATCCCATCCCTCCTAATACGTGGGCTCTCCTCCCTTGCCTGCTTCTTTTTCCAGAGGTCCCCGAGGCCCCTGAGATTGTGGCCAACCCAGGGGGCATCTCCGTGCACAGCAGTGACATCCCGCAGGTGAGGAAGGGCCCCACGTGGGGCAGGAACGGGCTCCCAGCTGTTCCAGGCTCCCCTTTCCCCACGGGGACACGCTGTGCTCAAGGCTCTCTCTGCCAACGCAGATTGCCCAGTGCATGAGCAAGAATGGCTTCCCAGCCCCAAACATCACCTGGCACAAGAACGggcaagagctgcagcaggaggacaAGAGTGAGTGTCATGGGGACGGGGAACCGCACCTGCCTGCctgggagaggggctggggcaCTTGAGCTATCTGGGCCTTCACTAGCTGGGGACTGGCAGCCCACGGCCACcccaagcagccctgtgctcccAAGAGAGCCCTCCTCGCCTCCCTGTGCGCTGGGAACAATGGCTGTGTCTCCTGCAGTGGTGAAGATCACGGCCACGCGGACTCGTGAGTCGAGCGGGCTGTACACGGTGAGCAGCACCCTCTTTGCCCGTGTCACCCGGGAGGACCGCAACTCCCTCTACCAGTGCACCGTGCACTACTGGCTGCGGGGACAGAGGCACGCTGTGGAGTCGCGGCGAGTCAATGTCACCATCTTCTGTGAGttgggggctggggacatgccTGCTGCCCAGCGCTGCGTGACCCTGCGCCaaccctccctgctccctcctccccagacCCTGCAGAGCACTTGAAGCTGCAGGTCATGCCATCCTCAACACTAGTGAAGGAAGGGGATGATGTGAAGCTGGTCTGCGAGGCCGATGGGAACCCAGCACCTGTCTTCAGCTTCTTCAAGAGAGAGGTGAGGCTGGAGGGGACCCGGGCAGACAGCTTGTGTCCTGGCTGCTCCTTGTCCCCTGCCCGGAGGGCTTGGGATGCAGTGGCTGGAATGGAGGGTGGCTGTGTGGGGCTAAGGGCTCTGCTTTCTCCCCGCTGCCTCCAGCTGGAGGACAGCTGGCAGGACCTGACGCCGCTGACGGACCCCAACAGCGGGGTGCTGAACCTGCACGATGTGAATAAGAGCAGCAGTGGCCTGTACAGATGCCAGACCCTGGACCTGGATGACATGAGACAGCTGGAGAAGGATGTGGAGCTTGTTGTGAACTGTAAGGCAGAGGGGGGGACCCTGCGCCCCTCGTGCTGGGTGCCCTGTCCCTCCTACTCACCCTGCTCTGGTCTACATCACTCTCCTAGACATTGAAGGGGTCCATGTGAGGATGGAGCCTTCCTCATCCCCTCGGGAAGGGGATAGCGTGAGGCTGAGCTGCAATGCCCACAGCCCCGTGGCCCTGGACTACCAGTGGAGGGATGAGAAGGTGAGCAGGCATATTGTCGTGCTCAGGGTCAGTGAGCCTGGGCTTTGCAGCAAGCTGGGAAGAGCCAGGAGCTTGCTTCATCTCTCCTGGGAGATGCCAGGGGTAGGATTCCCCCTTGCATGGGTCTGCGTTATACGTCTCTACCTCTTCACCTCCTGGCCAGTACTGCAGAGAGGTCCTGTGCTTGCAGGCTCCCTCCCTGTGTGTAGGAGGGCGGGCTgagcccctttggacagcagcAGAACTTGGGGAGCTGGGTGCAGAAGTGCCCAGTGTTTGGGGCTCATTGCTGGGGGCATCCCTTCCCAACAGGGCAGGAAGGTCGCAGAAGGGAACCAGCTCTTCCTGAGCAACCTCACCTTCGAAACCTCCAGCAACTTCAGCTGCAAGGTGATCGCACCAAGCGTGccggggctggagcagagcaagCAGGTGGCCGTGACTGTTCAGGGTAAGAACGGGCATGTGTGCGGGCGTGCTGCCCTGCCAGAGCGAGCCCCATCCCACCCAGCATCGGTCCTGTTCTCCTCTGAGAGCTGTGGGTGTTTGATGTACCTTCTCCACAGGGAAGCCGCGGATTGTGGACATCAGTTCCCCGCTGTATGTGCGGCAGGACGAGGTGGTGAACCTGACCTGTAAGGCCATCGCTTTCCCCAGGCCCTCTGTCCACTGGAACGTCAACGGGACGGTGAGAGCTGGGGAGGGTGCAGGTCCAGGCTGTGCACTGGGGAGGGATGCAGGCCCATTGCCTCAGGCACTGAATCCTTTGCTCCTGAATCTCCCCCTGACAGGCTCACGAGTACATTGAAAACCAGCACATTGCCAGCAACCTGACAGTGCGTGTGAACCATGACCTGCTGCGGGCAGGAGCCATGTGCAAGGTCTCCAACGCACTGGGTTTCAGCGAGAAGCACATCCAGCTACTGGGTAAGTTTCAGGCACTGCCCTCTATCCCGGGAACCCAGAGACACGTTAGTCACCCTTGCACAGGCACAGTccgtgctgtgctgctgtggttgAGCTCTGTCTCTTTGCCTCCCTTCCTGCTCTACCAGTGGAGCCCATCAGAAAAGGTCAGTCCCCTCACCGCTCCGGGTGTGGAGAGAACGTTGCCTGCTGGCTGTTGTGCTGCATCTCACTGCTCCTCTCCCCCCGCCGAGCCTTGGAGACTCTGTCTCCGCCTGTTTCTGCAGCGGTGTGGAAGCTGCCTGCTTTGCCTCAGCCTGTAGACCAACGAGGCCACCAAGCGCAGCTTCCTGCAGCCCGGGCCTGCCGGGGACAAAAGCAAAGGGGTGGCCTGATGTATTGCAGGAAACGCTGTAAGACATCGTCCTATGGCATGCGAGCAGAATGCAAAGCATGTTCATGCAGAAATTGCCCAAAAAGAGAATTTTTGTAATGACAACTGCATCCTGTGGGGCGCTGGAGAAGCACCAAGAACTGGAGTCCCCATAGTGCTTTTTTGGAGGAAGGGGTCCTTCTCTTGCCCCTAAGGGGTTGCAGTAATGCAGAAGCTGGAGAACATCAGGGTGGGACAGGCGTTAATTTCTTCCACTCTTCTTGTGTGTAGATCAAAAGACACCGGAGAGCAAAGGGGTGATCATTGTGGCAATCATCGTCTGCATCCTcgtggtggctgtgctggggtctGTCATCTACTTCCTGCACAAGAAAGGCAAGATCGCGTGTGGCCGCTCTGGGAAACAGGACATGTAAGCACTGCTGCCCACCTGCCCTCCCAGGGAGTCCTTGGGGCCGGAGGTGCTTGCCATTACTCATGCTTCCCATCTCAtagcaccagctgctcccagcccagTGCGGAGGGACACGATAGTGGGGGGGATGCACTGTGCTGGGGTCTTGGCAGCCgcttccagcttccccagccTGGGGTCCGCACTGCTCACCCCATCCGCACAGGGAGGCGATGAGGAGGACAGCAGAGTGGTAGAGCAGCCGATGGACTCCTTCCCAGGGCGGGACTGGGCAACCCAAAGCTTTCTCTGGCCTTTCTCTGCCCCGGCCCCACTCCAGAACATCCCCTGGGatggagccccagggcttggcctCGCTCAACTGGCCATGTGCCCTCTTTGGTCTCGCAAACATGTCTCAAAATTGTCACCTCCCTCCCCTAGCACAAAGCCAGAGGCACGTAAAGACAAGATTGTAGTTGAAGTTAAGTCAGATAAACTTTCCGAAGAGGCGGGGCTCCTGCAGGGTGCCAACAGTGAGAAGAGACCTGCCGCTGACCAGGTAGGACAGAGCGTCGTGCGCTGCCCTTCCCcagggccagggctgctcccggggctgggagcagaggtGAGGAGTGGACGGGGGCGCTTCGAGGTAATGCTTTTCTCCTCTCCGCAATGGGCCTCCATTATCCATCATCAGCGCTCGAGAGGGGCcgtgggagggaggggaggtgACAAAGCTCCCAAGAGCAGACCTCCCCTGCGCATGTGCCgctctgctctgtgccagcCCCTGGCACCTCCTGGGAGCACGCTGCCCATTCTGCTTGGCACTGCCTTCTTCCGCGCTCCTTGGAGCCAGAGCCAGGGTCCCCAGGGGACTCTGTGACAAGGAACTATACAAACATTGGAGCGGAGGCTGGGAGAACGGGCCCTGCTCCGGCATTTTTGAGCTCTTGGTGCAGGATGAGATGAGTCTCCCAGGCCACGTGTTTGTCTTGCACTTGGGACTGAGAGCCGCCAGGGGCCTGAGCAACTGCTCACAGCATTGGTGCCAGACCATCACTGTGCTAAGGCAGGGCTTGCGTGTCCTGCAGAGCCACAGGATGTGGCACCTGAGCTTGCAGTGGGTGTTTTTTTGCCTTAGACCAAGAGATAACCTTTTCCTGGTCCTGCTGCCCaagcagctcctgctcagcgCCTCCTGCCCTGGGGCAGATCCTCAGCCcgggccagcagctctgccccattGCATTGCTGCCCATCATGCAGACACCTGCAGTGAAGGACCTGGTTTTATGTTCACCCCtaactgctttgttttttttccctctctttctgttttgtcgGACTGAAGAGCGAGAAATACATCGATCTGAGAAACTAGAGAGGGAATCTACTAAGTGCTTTCTTCCTTCAAGCCTTTCCTGCTCTTGGATTGCCTTGTCCCACTCCTGCTCCAGT from Columba livia isolate bColLiv1 breed racing homer chromosome 24, bColLiv1.pat.W.v2, whole genome shotgun sequence encodes:
- the MCAM gene encoding cell surface glycoprotein MUC18 isoform X1, whose translation is MAGGRRAAGLALGWGCCLLLCCAVASKLEVSMPAVVEVESGGTARIECNFYIPGNGSYTSINWFYIDRNNWVKLCHITDSKILEENTGYKGRLSVGEDKALSISRVTMQDARTFVCQVGAGSHGTGENRTELHVYKVPEAPEIVANPGGISVHSSDIPQIAQCMSKNGFPAPNITWHKNGQELQQEDKMVKITATRTRESSGLYTVSSTLFARVTREDRNSLYQCTVHYWLRGQRHAVESRRVNVTIFYPAEHLKLQVMPSSTLVKEGDDVKLVCEADGNPAPVFSFFKRELEDSWQDLTPLTDPNSGVLNLHDVNKSSSGLYRCQTLDLDDMRQLEKDVELVVNYIEGVHVRMEPSSSPREGDSVRLSCNAHSPVALDYQWRDEKGRKVAEGNQLFLSNLTFETSSNFSCKVIAPSVPGLEQSKQVAVTVQGKPRIVDISSPLYVRQDEVVNLTCKAIAFPRPSVHWNVNGTAHEYIENQHIASNLTVRVNHDLLRAGAMCKVSNALGFSEKHIQLLDQKTPESKGVIIVAIIVCILVVAVLGSVIYFLHKKGKIACGRSGKQDITKPEARKDKIVVEVKSDKLSEEAGLLQGANSEKRPAADQSEKYIDLRN
- the MCAM gene encoding cell surface glycoprotein MUC18 isoform X2; this translates as MAGGRRAAGLALGWGCCLLLCCAVASKLEVSMPAVVEVESGGTARIECNFYIPGNGSYTSINWFYIDRNNWVKLCHITDSKILEENTGYKGRLSVGEDKALSISRVTMQDARTFVCQVGAGSHGTGENRTELHVYKVPEAPEIVANPGGISVHSSDIPQIAQCMSKNGFPAPNITWHKNGQELQQEDKMVKITATRTRESSGLYTVSSTLFARVTREDRNSLYQCTVHYWLRGQRHAVESRRVNVTIFYPAEHLKLQVMPSSTLVKEGDDVKLVCEADGNPAPVFSFFKRELEDSWQDLTPLTDPNSGVLNLHDVNKSSSGLYRCQTLDLDDMRQLEKDVELVVNYIEGVHVRMEPSSSPREGDSVRLSCNAHSPVALDYQWRDEKGRKVAEGNQLFLSNLTFETSSNFSCKVIAPSVPGLEQSKQVAVTVQGKPRIVDISSPLYVRQDEVVNLTCKAIAFPRPSVHWNVNGTAHEYIENQHIASNLTVRVNHDLLRAGAMCKVSNALGFSEKHIQLLDQKTPESKGVIIVAIIVCILVVAVLGSVIYFLHKKGKIACGRSGKQDIARNTSI